The Chordicoccus furentiruminis DNA window TCCGCGATCTTCTTCGCTTCCGCCACATCCTGATCCCAGTTGAAATCCGGATGACTGGAAAGCCAGTCCCTCTGGTCCTTGTCCAGATGCGGATTATTGATATCCTTATAATAATCGTTGGTACGGTACCCGAAGACGCCGTCATAGCCCGTCAGCGCCACAGTCGCCTTGTGCCCGTGATAGGAAAAGTCAGGGTGTTTCTTCACGAATGTGTCAAGACGGGGAACCATATCGTAATCTCCCACATGTGTCTCTCCGTTCTCATCCGTATACTCGCACTTGACCTCTCCGTTTTCATCAAGCACCATCTTCGTGGCGTAGCCCTGCGTTCCTTCTCCGTAGGAATGATAGTAGCTGAGATCATCCTCGGACATCACCAGTGCCTTCTTACCCTGAGGAAGCAGGAGATTCGTGTTCTTCGAGACGGCTGTGCTGCCGTCCGCCTGCTTCGTCTTGACACAGAGATCATCGAGAGAAACCAGCACATATCCGGCATTGTACATATCCTCGATCATATGATCGAACTCGTCTGCTGTCGCCATCGCCGTGTCGTTCTTCCAGGCACGGTCCTTTCCGACGACGTCCGCCCTGAGTCCCCGGTCATCGTTCAGAAGCGAATGAAAGAAGACATGCGGCACCGTCGTCACATCCACCGCGACGCAGGCCGCCTTCTCATCCGTATACTTCTTAACCGCCGCGCTCAGATCGCTGTCAGACTCGTATCCGCTGATGGATTCAAGCGCCGCGATGGCCCGGTCGTAATCGTACTGCACGGCGAATGCCTGCGCGGACTGAAGGGCTTCCTCCTTCGTCGCCGGTGTATCAGTGGCATTTGAAACATCAGCCGCACCGGAGACCGAGGTCTGCGTCACGTCCGTGCTCTCCTGTCCCGCGGACGGGGAAGCGGGATTTCCGGAAGCGGACGCGTTCACCGCTTCGGCAGCGGAGGAGACGGTCACGGCGGCCGTTCCGTCTCCTCCGCCCGGCGCCAGAGAGCGGATTGCGGAAAGCACGGATTCCGCGCTCAGACTGCCCGGTCTGATCCGCCCGTTTCTCGTGACGGAGCTCATGATCAGCAGCGCCACCGCGACGGCCGCGACGATCAGCGCGAAGAGAACGGTCTTCAGCACGCGTCCACGCTTCTTTCTGCGTATCCGATCCTCTCTCTGTCTGCGGATCGCCTCCCGTTCGCGTCTCAATTTTTCATCCTGTCTGTTTTCTTCTGAATTCGTCATGACATGAGGTCTCCTTATCCGACGATCCGCCGGACAGAACCGGCAGACACTTCTCAGCGCATCTTAGCACGAACAAAGCCGGATTTGCAGAATATGCCTCTTTCTTAAGATAAGTTTATATATGCTGTCCTGCTGATGCCATATTAACAAAAAAAGTCTGACAGCGTTCTATTCGTCTCAATCCGTGTGAAAAAGGCAGGAACCGGCGTGAATGACCTGCATTCGAGACAAAAAAAGCGCCGTTCGGGACGCCCTTCGATCTGCCGTTCAGATCCGGTCTTACGGTTTTGAATGACAATATATCAGAAAAAAGAATCGTGCCTGCAAGGCAGGCACGATTCGCATCGTCATGATCAGACCTCTGTATCACATCTTGTTTGCGCTGCCGAGCACATCGATGATCTTGTGCTTGACAATGTCATGGACATTCTGACGGGAAACCTTCAGGTATCCGCGCGGATCGAACATATCCGGATGCTCGTCGAAGGTCTGGCGGATGCCGGCCGTGAAACCGAGACGGAGGTCAGAGTCAACGTTGATCTTGCAGACGGCGCTGCGCGCTGCCTGACGGAGCTGATCCTCCGGCACGCCGATGGCGTCCTTCAGCTGTCCGCCGTGAGCGTTGATGATCTTCACATACTCCTGCGGAACGGAGGAAGCGCCGTGAAGCACGATCGGGAAGCCCGGAATCTTCTTGACGATCTCATCAAGAATATCGAAACGGAGCTGCGGCTTCGTGCCCGGTTTGAACTTATACGCGCCGTGAGAAGTGCCGATCGCGATCGCAAGAGAATCGACGCCGGTGCGGCTCACGAACTCCTCGACCTCTTCGGGACGGGTGTAAGCGGAATCCTTTGCATCCACTTTCACATCATCCTCGATACCGGCCAGAGCGCCGAGCTCAGCCTCGACAACGACGCCGTGAGCATGAGCATATTCCACGACCTTCTTGGTGATCTCGATATTTTCGTCAAACGGCTTGCTCGACGCATCGATCATAACAGAAGTGAAGCCGTTGTCGACGCAGGACTTGCAGGTCTCGAAATCCGGGCCGTGATCCAGATGCATGACGATATCGATGTCCGGGCACTCAATGACAGCGGCCTCGACCAGCTTCTTCAGATAGGACGGATTCGCATACTTCCGCGCGCCCGCGCTCGCCTGAAGGATCACCGGGCTGTGGCACTCCTCGGCTGCCTCTGTGATGCCCTGAACGATCTCCATGTTGTTGACATTGAACGCACCAATCGCATAGCCGCCGCTATAGGCCTTCTTAAACATCTCTTTCGTTGTAACTAAAGCCATTGGATCTATCCTCCTTATGGATTATCATGTCCCGTGACGGGAACATTCACTAAGCACAGTTTATAACGAATCCACCTTTTCCGTCAATATGAATAGATTCATTTCAGCGGGCGCCTCCGGAACGGACAGTCCTCAGAACGCGCGGTCCGGAGTAAGATTCTTCCGGGCAGAGAAGAACGGGGCGATGCGTCCGAGGATCACGCCGACGCCTCCCTTTCTCTCCGCCTCGATATTGAGCGGGAGCACGGGGTCGTGAAGTGACATCCTGAGCAGCAGCCAGCCGCGGACCTCCTCGTCGCTGAACGAGATCCGGATTCCCTCATAGTTCGGCTCCACGATATGGAACCGATCATCCTTCTCCGCGAACGCGCGGAATGCCTTCAGCGTCTCCTCTCCCACGGCCCGGAAATCCGGATCACTGATATGGAAACGGATCTCCTCCGACTCGGCCGGCTGGCCGAGATCGGCGATCAGCGACTCAATGTTCCTGCCTTCCCTGCGGAGCTTCGCCATCTCGCAGATAATCTTCACCGAGATGTAGGCCCCGTCATCCGAGAAAAAGTTCTCCCGGAACGCGCCGTGTCCGGATGTCTCGATCGCCAGTTCGCAGTCCGTGCCGGACGCGTTGAGCTCAATTCCCTTGTCGATCACGTTCTTGTAGCCGCGGCGGTAACGGAAATGCTTAAGTCCCAGCCTGTCCTCAAGAAATGCGTGCAGTTCATCCGATGTGACGGAATCGGTCACGATCGTGGAACCGGGATGGCTCTCGGACACGATCACTGCCAGCAGCGCAATCAGCCGGTTCCGGTTCACCTCTGTCCCGTCCGCAAAAACCACCGCGCCCCGGTCCCCGTCGCAGTCAAAGATCACGCCGAGGTCCGCTCCCGCGTCCAGCGTCGCCTTCCGGGCCGCGTTCATCGCGTCCGGGTTTTCCGGATTCGGGATGTGGTTCGGGAACGTGCCGTCCGGCTCGAGAAAAACGCTGCCCGATGTGTCCGCTCCCAGCGGAGCCAGAATCCGCGAGGCGAAGAATCCGGCCGCGCCGTTCCCCGCGTCAACCACAATATGAAGCCCGGTGAGCGGATGCGCTTCATCTTCCGCCTTCACTTCGTTCCGGATCAGCTCTTTCATCTTCTCCGAGTAGACGGAAACCATATCAAAATCCAATGGCGCGTTTTCGCCTCGCGGAAGCGCTTCGCAGGAAATGAAATCCTCTTCGTCCGGACGGCCGTACTGCCCGGCGAGCACGGCCGCCTCCGTGAGCACGGACGCAAGCTCCTTCTTCTCCAGTCCTCCGTCCCTTGTGAAAAACTTCAATCCGTTCCGATTGAAAGGAAGATGGCTCGCCGTGATCATCACCGCGCCGTCGAATCCGCTGTCCGGAAGCACCGTGGACTGGAACATCGCGGGCGTTGAGATCAGTCCGCAGTCGTACACGGAGGAAAACGATAGGCCGCGGAAGCACGCCTCTTTCAGAGGCCCGGCTGTAATCCGGCTGTCGTGGCCGACTCCAATCCTCAGCGCTCCGGCCGGCTTCCCTGTGCGCTCCGCGAGAAACTTTCCGAAGGCCGCGCAGATGAAGGTCACCAGCCCCGGCGTCAGCGTCTTCGTCTCCGTATCCGTCGCAATCGCCGCGCCCCGGACGTCATTGCCGTTCTGAAGGCGCAGGAAATACTCTTCTGTCTGTGTCATATCATTCTCCCTCCATCATATCACTTCTGACCCATTCCGGCATACAGGCTGCTTTCGCGCCTGAAGAAATCTCCGGCCGGTCAGGTTTGCCTGCTCAGCGTTTTTCCCCGCTCTTTCCGAAGACGCTCCTCACCCTGTACGGGCCGGCCGGCGCGGCGCCGATGATCTCGACCGTGCGGCTCCCCTTTTCCATGTCGAAAAAATTGTCACTGAGCATAAGGTTCCCGTCCTCCGATTCGATACAGACGCCTTTGGCAAATGCATCCGCCTGCACCGTGATCCGGTTTCCTTCCACCGTGAGCGTAAGATGCGGGTCTCGGAAGCGGTAATGCTTCGGCGCGACAAAGAGAGCCGAGCCGAAGGACGAGGCGGTTCCGCTCTCATATGAGTACCACAGATGCATATCCCGCTCATCTGCGGCGCCGGTGAAGTCCATCTTCTCAAGCCACATGCCGGAGTACGGCGGAACCTCCGCTTCCTCCACGCCTTCACGGATCACAGAGGAATCCGCCCGGCGAAGCTGCCAGCGCACCGTCCCGCGCTCCGTGCGCGCTGTCTCATTGGCGAGATGCAGCGCAGCGGAATACTCCACCGGAACCGGAAGCGAGGAGACGACCGGTTTCCGGTCGATCCGACCGTGTTCCTCGCAGGTGAGAGAAACCGGCGCGAAAAAGCGCTTCTCCCCGTAGTGCAGCGCCTTCCAGCGGCCGAAATAATCGATCGACGACCAGGAGGCAACCGGCCAGATATCGTTCAGCTGCCAGACCACGGTCCCCATGCACATCCCCCGGAAGCGCCGGAAATGCTCGACTCCGTAGCGGATGGCATCCAACTGAAGCATCTGGGAGAGGTAGAGCACATCATCGAAGTCCACCGGATAACGGTAGGTCGCGGAAAGGTATGTCATGATCTTTCCGTTGGCATCTGCATTTCTCTGATGCGATTCCATCACTTCCGAGAAGACGTTCCGATCCTCCTCTTTCGTAAAGCTCTTCACCGTCGCGAGGCAGGGGAAGGACTGGAAACCGAACTCGCTCAGGAAGCGGAAATGATGCTGCCTGTATGCCGTGAACGGTTCACAGCCGTGCCAGACGCCCCAGTAATGCGCGTCCCCGACATTCTCCGCGCCCGGATCGTCGAAGCTTCCTCCCGAACAGGGCGAAGACGGCCAGTACGGCCGGTCCGGATCCTCAGCCTTCAGAATCTTCGGCAGGATGTACTCGAAAATGGTCAGATAGTCCCGGATCTGCTTCTTCGTGGCATGCCAGATATTGTCCGGTACGATCTGGCTCTCGATTTCGTTGTTCCCGCACCAGAGCCCGAGACTGGCGTGATGACGGATTCGGCGGATCACATCGGTGAATTCCGCCCGAAGTGTGGCCTCGAAAGATTCCGTCAGCTCATAGACCGCACAGGCGAACATGAAGTCCTGCCATACCAGAAGGCCGAGCTCATCGCAGATGTCGAAGAAGAAATCATCCGGATAATAGCCGCCGCCCCAGACCCGGATACAGTTGTGATGGGCCCGGACGGCGCTTGTCAGAAGCGCACGGGTCCGTTCGGGCGTCACGCGGGAGAGCACGCTGTCCTCCGGGATGTAGTCCGCTCCCATCGCGAAGATCGGGAGACCGTTGACTACGAAACGGAACTGCCGTCCCTCCCTGCGGTCCGCAGCCGCCTGCGGTCCGAGATGCGGATCACGGATTTCAGACGGAATGATGTGTGTGTCCAGTTCCACCGTTCTCAGTCCGATCCTCCGTACCGTCTCATCCAGCACCTGTCCGTCCGTGCGATCCGTCAGACGGATCTTCACACGGTAAAGCGGCTGGCTGCCGTACCCGCTCGGCCACCAGAGAACCGGATCACTGATCCGGCACGTTTCGCCGCAGCCGGTCCAGCGGGTGTATTCGCCCGAGCCGGGTCCTGTTTCCACGCAGTACTCCGCCCGCGCATCCTCCCGTACCGGATCGGAGGCGGCCGTGACGGTCAGATCAACCGCCGTCACCTGATTTCCCGTCACGCCGCATCCGGCGATGATGTGCCGCTGCCGGATGCGGATATCGTCCGAAAGTCTCGCCTTCCGCACGCCGATCAGACGGACCGGCCGGTACAGACCCGCATCGGGCAGCCTCGGACCCCAGTCCCACCCGAACATGCAGTGTGCCTTCCGGAGCCGCGGAAAGCCGGGCACCGCGTCCGTTGAGCCGCCGACCTGATTTTTTTCGTCCGCTTCGGCCAGTATCCTTAAAGGCGAGCTGAGACGGACCGTCAGTTCGTTTTCAGCTTTTATGCATTCCGTCACGTCAAACTCATAGCACCGGTGCATGTTCTCCGTGTGCCCCAGTCTGACTCCGTTCAGATCAAGATCCGCGACCGTGTCAATCCCCTCAAAGCGGAGAATCACGCGCTCCGCCGAACGCATCGCCTCATCCGCCGTAAAACGGTCCGAATACACAAAGTCATTTTCCATCAGCCGGAGCGCGTCAAGCTCGTTGAGTCCGTTGAACGGATCCGGCATGAGCCCCGCGTCCAGCAGGCAGGAATAGACGCTGCCCGGCACGGAAGCCGGAATCGGCTCCGGCGGAATCCGGTAGATATTCGCATCCGGGATGGTCAGCGTCCATCCCGAGTCAAGTGTCTGCATCCTCATCTGTCTTGTCTCCTTTTCCGGCGCCTCTCCGGGCGTCTCGCCTTCTCTGTTATACCATATCCGCGGCCAGATCCTCATACTGTCTTGTGAAGAGTTTGCGGTAGACGCCGTTCTTTTTCATCAGGGAAGCATGCGTCCCCCGCTCGATGATCCTGCCATCCTTCACGACAAGAATCACATCCGCGTCCACCACAGTGGACAGACGATGCGCGATCACGAACGAAGTCCGACCGGCCGTGACGGCGCGGATCGCATCCTGGATTTTCTTTTCCGTCACCGTGTCGACCGAGGCGGTCGCCTCATCCAGCACCAGAATTTTCGGATCTGCGAGAATCGCCCGGGCAAAGGAAAGCAGCTGCTTCTCACCGGTGGAGAGCATGTCGCCGCTCTCTCCCACCTCCGCATCGAGCGCGCCCGGCATCCGCATCACCACGCCGTCAGCCGCCACGAGCCGAAGGGCTTCCCATATCTCATGGTCTGTCGCGTCCGGCCGGCCGTATCGCAGGTTCTCACGGACGGTGCCCGAAAACAGGTGAGGCGTCTGCAGCACATATCCGATGTTCGAGTGAAGCCAGAGCTGGGATCGCTCCTTCGCGTCCCGGCCGTCGATCAGAATGCGGCCGTATGTCGGTTCGTAAAAGCGGCAGACCAGATTCACCAGGGTCGACTTGCCGGCTCCCGTCTCACCGACAATGGCTACGTTCGTCCCTTTCGGCACATGCAGGCTGAAATGGGAAAGCACCTCGCCTCCGCCGTCCGGATAAGTGAAGGAAACATCGTCAAAGTCCACATCACCCCGCAGCTCTTCCCAGTTTTCCCTCCTAGGACAGAAGGAATCGCCGTATTTCGCGACCACCTCCGGCGTATCCGCCACGTCCGACTTCGTCTCCATGAGGCGCGAAAACCGTTCGATATTGACCTGAATCTGGATCAGAACCGAAAGCGTACCGATGATGTTCTGGATCGGCTCCATCATGCCCACCGCATAGCTCATGAAGACAGACAGCGTGCCGACCGCGAGCAGATGACGCCGTGTCAGAAGACCGCCGCGCCAGAGGACAATCGCCAGGGCGAACATGGAAAACATCGTCACCAGCGAAGTAAGAAGCGCCGCGTAGTGACCGCTCCTGATGCCGGTGCTTCTCATCTCCGCCGTATCCGACCGGAAATCGCGTCCGATCGTCCGCTCGACGCCCAGCGATTTGATCGAACGCGCACCTGTTATGCCCTCGTTGAAGTCGCCTGTGATCTTCGAGTTGATCTCCCGGATCTTCCGGTTGAGCCGTACCAGACGCCGCTGGAAGAGAACAATAATCAGAACCGCCGCCGGAAGAAGCAGCAGGATCCAGCCGGCCAGCCGGACGTCGAGCAGCAGCATCAGCACAAACATGCAGATCAGATACGAGCCGTTCCAGACGATGTCCATCATCCGCCATGCCACCAGCTCGCCGATTTTGCCGGTATCGCTCATCACACGCGCGTGAATGTACCCTACGCTGTTCCGGCTGAAATAAGAGAAGGAAAGCGTCTGCAGATGGCTGAATGAGGCGTTTCGAAGGTCCCTGTCAACCCCCATCTCCACCTGACCGCACCAGTATGTCGTCACATAGTTGTCCCAGACCTGGAACAGAAGCAGCGCAGCAAAGGCCGCGATAAAACGGCCCAGTCCCCTAAGAGTGCCCGGGGCGACGAAGCGGTCAAGGGCGTACCGCCCGAACAGAGGAAATACGGCGTCGATCAGACTGCTGATGAGCCCCAGAAGAATCATGCCGATGATGCGGCCGCGATAAGGCCGCAGATACGGAATCAGTTTCGGGATCCCGAACAGCCTCAGCCGAACCGCCGGCTCTTCAGTTGTCACCATCCCGCTTCACCTCCTCCTCGTTGTTTCCCATGAGCCCCTTACTGACCTGAAGCCGGTAAATCGTCTGATAGATCCCCGGCTGCCGGATCAGTTCCTCGTGTGTTCCCTGCTGGGCGATCCGTCCGTGCTCAAGCACAATGATCTGATCCGCCTGCATCAGCGTCGTGATCCGGTGCGCAATCAGAAGCACTGTGGCATTACGGGTCCGCTCCCGGAGCGCGCGCCGGATTTCCGCGTCCGTCTCCGCATCCACCGCAGAAAGAGAATCATCGAACACCAGCACCGGCGTGTGCCGGATCAGGGTCTGGGCGATGGCCGTCCGCTGCTTCTGTCCCCCGGAGAGTGTCACGCCCCGCTCGCCGACAACCGTATCGTATCCGTCAGGGAAAGACGCAATCGTTTTGTCAAGGCATGCATCTGATGCGGCTGCCCTGACAGGATCGGAGGCAGCCGGACGTCCGGATCCGCGTTTCCTGTCTTCCGGAATGCCTTCCCCGCTCTCCGGGGTCACGGCCTCCGCTCCGTTTTCCGCGATCCGGATGTTGTCGTACAGAGTGCGAGAGAAGAGGAACGGTTCCTGCAGGACCAGTCCGACATGCGCCCTCACCTCTCTCCGGCTCATCGACGCGATGTCAACGCCTCCGATCGTAATGCGGCCGCAGCCCTCCGGCAGATCATAAAGCCGGTCGAGCAGCCAGGCGATCGTCGATTTGCCCGATCCCGTACCGCCCAGAATGCCGGTGGTTGTCCCCGCCTTCACACGAAATGAGACGTCTCTGAGGACCTCCGTATCCGAACCCGATCCGTACCGGAAATGCACATGCTCAAAGCAGATGTCGCCCGCGAAGGGATCCGCCGTTTTACCGGACAGAGCCTGTGCATTCCGGTCCGGTGCATCCATCGGCTCCTCCGACGCGTTCATGACCGCACGGATCCTGTCAACGGAAACGCCCACCTTCGCCATCTCCGAGATCACCCGTCCGAGGGAGCGGACCGGCCAGACCAGCATGCTGTTGTAGGTGGAAAAGGCGATAAAGTCACCCTCCGTGATCACACCGCGCACACAGAAGACGGCGCCGAGCACGATCGCCGTCAGCGTCTGGAGTCCTGAAAAAAAGTCTCCGAACGACCAGTACACCGAGAGGATCCGCATCAGGCGAACCCAGATTGAGGTGTAATAGCTGTTCTGCCTCTCGAAACGCTCCTGCTCATAGCGCTCCCGCCCGAAGGCCCGGACAACGCGCACGCCGGTCAGATTCTCCTGCGTCATCGACGAAAGCCTTCCTTCCTCGCTGTCGGCCTTCTCGAAGGTCGCTCCGATCTGATGATGGAAGACGAAAGAGTACAGCACGATCACCGGAATGAACAGAAAAGAGATCAGTGTCATCGTACCGTTGATGCCGGCCATAAAAACAAGGGCCATCACGATGAGGATCACTACGCGCAGAAGCTGGGTCAGCTGTTCCGAGACAAAGGCCCTGACCGTCTCCACGTCCGAGGTGCAGCGCTGGATGATGTCTCCGGTCTGATTCTCATTGTACCATGTGAACGGGAGACGCAGGATGTGCGAGAACAGCTCGTTTCTCATCGTCTCGAGCAGCGTCTCCGAGCCTCTGGTGTTCATCAGCTTCGACAGATACCGGAAAACAGCCGCCGCCAGCGCAAGAGCGGCCACGGTCAGCGCGACCGTGCCGAGATGATGTCTGAAAAAGGCAACCGGCACCGGAAAAGGGACGAAGGCCGGCAATGCCGGCTTCCCGTCTCCGATGATCGAATCCACGGTAAAACCGATCACCTTCGGGTTGATCAGATCGAATAACGAAACCAGCATGGAAAACAGCACGCTGAGAAGAAAGCAGTGAAGGCTGCCTCTCAGAAAATGCCGGATCATGCCCGTTGTCGTCGGAAAGAGCTCCGGAGGAGAGGACTGTCCCTCTCCTCTCCGCGCGTCCATCCGGTATCTGGTTTCATCGAGTTCCTTTGACTTCATGAGAGCTCCTTCCGGACAAACCGTTGATAGACAAGGAGTGACACGATCACGGTCAGGAGATCCGCGATCAGCTGGGTCCATACAAGTCCGTACATTCCCACAAATGCGTTCAGCAGAAAGAGCATCGGGATATTGAAGGCGGCCCAGCGCACGGCGGCCAGTTCCAGCGCAATCCGGCCGTTTCCGACAGCCTGAAAGAAATAGGTCAGATGAAAGCACATGAACATAAACGGCGTCGCGAGAGCGCGGATTCGAAGGAAATCCGTCCCGATCGCAACCGTTTCCGCGTCGCTGATGAAGATCCGCATAATGCCCGGCGCCAGCGTCTCATAGAGGAGAATGCTGAGCGCCCCGACCGCAAGTCCCGAAAGCCTTGTGAAGGAAAGCACATGCTTCATCCGGCCGTAGTTCCGTGACGAATAATTGTAGGCCGCGATCGGCACCATTCCCTGACAAAGACCGACTCCGATATTGAGCGGAAGCCGTTCGGCCTTCAGCACAATGCCGACCGCCGCCAGCGGGATATCTCCGTACCCGGTCATCAGCTTATCGATGATGATGTAATCGACATCAAACAGCAGCGTCGCCACGGCGGCCGGAATCCCGACGGCAAAGATCTCCGTAATTCTCCCGCGGGCAGGCAGTCCGCGGGGAAGAAGCGCGAGCACCGTATCGGATCCGCGGGATCGGATGACGAGAATAAAGTAGACACAGGCCGCCGTGTTGGAAAGCATCGTCGCGAGACCGGCGCCGGTCACCTCCATTCCCTTCGGAAGAAGGACGAACATAAAGAGCGGGTCGAGGCCGATGTTCAGCACGCCTCCGAAGGTGACGCCGATACCGGCCTGCCGCGCGCAGCCTACGCTGCGCAGCAGGCCGGCCATTGTCATCTGAAGTATCGCTGGAACAGCGCCCGCCACAATCACGCAGCCTGCGTACTGTCTTGCGTACGCCATCGTTTTCGGACTTGCACCCAGAAGCGTGAGCAGCGGATCCATGAAAATGGCCGTGAGCACCGCGAAGGCGGCGGCAAAAAGTCCCGCCGCCATCAGACTGAAAGCGCTGATCTTTCTCGCTTCCCCGTCCTTCCGCGCACCGAGCAGACGGGAGATCAGCGTTCCCCCGCCGATCGCGAACAGATTCGACAGCGGCACGCAGAAATTGAAGAAAGGAAGAATCAGGGACGCAGCCGCGACCATATACGGGTTCCGGGTCCGCCCGATGAAAAAAGTGTCCGCAAGATTGTAGATCAGTACCGTCAGCTGTCCGATGATCGTGGGCACCGCCAGAGTCGCCAGCGCCCGCGGAACCGGCATCGTCTCAAAGACGGCCCGGCTGGCTGCCGCCCGTTTTTCCGTCGGAACGTTTCTTCCTTTTTCGTCCATCCCGCTGCCTCTCCTTCTCCCCGTCCATCCTATCACGTCTCTCTTCCGGGATCATGGGCGAGATCCTTTCTTTTCTCCTCCGGCCGCTGTATCTTCCCGGTCTGACTGCGGTATAATAACAGAAACAGGGATCGGGACCTGAACCATGTCTGTTCCTGAAAGGAGGACCATCATGAGCCGACTTCTGGTCAAAAA harbors:
- a CDS encoding ABC transporter ATP-binding protein, producing the protein MKSKELDETRYRMDARRGEGQSSPPELFPTTTGMIRHFLRGSLHCFLLSVLFSMLVSLFDLINPKVIGFTVDSIIGDGKPALPAFVPFPVPVAFFRHHLGTVALTVAALALAAAVFRYLSKLMNTRGSETLLETMRNELFSHILRLPFTWYNENQTGDIIQRCTSDVETVRAFVSEQLTQLLRVVILIVMALVFMAGINGTMTLISFLFIPVIVLYSFVFHHQIGATFEKADSEEGRLSSMTQENLTGVRVVRAFGRERYEQERFERQNSYYTSIWVRLMRILSVYWSFGDFFSGLQTLTAIVLGAVFCVRGVITEGDFIAFSTYNSMLVWPVRSLGRVISEMAKVGVSVDRIRAVMNASEEPMDAPDRNAQALSGKTADPFAGDICFEHVHFRYGSGSDTEVLRDVSFRVKAGTTTGILGGTGSGKSTIAWLLDRLYDLPEGCGRITIGGVDIASMSRREVRAHVGLVLQEPFLFSRTLYDNIRIAENGAEAVTPESGEGIPEDRKRGSGRPAASDPVRAAASDACLDKTIASFPDGYDTVVGERGVTLSGGQKQRTAIAQTLIRHTPVLVFDDSLSAVDAETDAEIRRALRERTRNATVLLIAHRITTLMQADQIIVLEHGRIAQQGTHEELIRQPGIYQTIYRLQVSKGLMGNNEEEVKRDGDN
- a CDS encoding MATE family efflux transporter codes for the protein MDEKGRNVPTEKRAAASRAVFETMPVPRALATLAVPTIIGQLTVLIYNLADTFFIGRTRNPYMVAAASLILPFFNFCVPLSNLFAIGGGTLISRLLGARKDGEARKISAFSLMAAGLFAAAFAVLTAIFMDPLLTLLGASPKTMAYARQYAGCVIVAGAVPAILQMTMAGLLRSVGCARQAGIGVTFGGVLNIGLDPLFMFVLLPKGMEVTGAGLATMLSNTAACVYFILVIRSRGSDTVLALLPRGLPARGRITEIFAVGIPAAVATLLFDVDYIIIDKLMTGYGDIPLAAVGIVLKAERLPLNIGVGLCQGMVPIAAYNYSSRNYGRMKHVLSFTRLSGLAVGALSILLYETLAPGIMRIFISDAETVAIGTDFLRIRALATPFMFMCFHLTYFFQAVGNGRIALELAAVRWAAFNIPMLFLLNAFVGMYGLVWTQLIADLLTVIVSLLVYQRFVRKELS